A genomic region of Corticium candelabrum chromosome 6, ooCorCand1.1, whole genome shotgun sequence contains the following coding sequences:
- the LOC134181354 gene encoding elongator complex protein 5-like, with protein sequence MLSALVEGKEASQIILIQDCVGQLGRALLKCFTVYAAKRFDRVCLFSLDFHPSLWLQGLDKETTAKIRAFDGYSNILPWIPNNEKSYPVMSLSDSLDVCQLLESSYTDETREKPAVVVIDSLSPLITQSSTSFTCHTLQSLLQCKQNGCSVVQVICLVHADLHNDSDVVALQYMSSTIISHKDLEERSIDSESGFSGRCEVTHKRKSGKVVKTVENYIIDKVWNLSSTEGQSQQQTPALEDTTSIQFDPAANLTFNVRLSNSERVARSHLVLPYTYTDSEKAAQLSGVADQGGKIFYEPDDTDDIDEEDPDDDLDI encoded by the exons AGCTTCGCAGATTATTTTAATACAAG ATTGTGTTGGTCAACTAGGAAGAGCACTCCTTAAATGTTTTACTGTATACGCTGCTAAACG GTTTGATCGTGTCTGTCTCTTCAGTTTGGATTTTCATCCGAGTTTGTGGCTTCAGGGATTGGACAAGGAGACGACAGCGAA GATTCGAGCGTTTGATGGATACAGCAACATACTACCATGGATTCCAAACAATGAGAA GAGTTATCCTGTCATGAGTCTATCCGACTCACTAGACGTTTGTCAGCTACTCGAGAGCTCCTATACCGATGAGACACGAGAAAAGCCTGCTGTTGTCGTTATTGACTCTCTGTCTCCACTAATAACACAATCGTCAACTTCATTTACTTGTCACACTTTGCAGAGTCTGCTGCAATGCAAGCAAAATG gtTGCTCTGTAGTTCAAGTCATTTGTCTCGTGCATGCCGATCTTCACAACGATTCTGATGTGGTGGCTCTACAATACATGAGCTCTACAATCATCAGTCACAAAGACCTCGAAGAGAGGTCTATTGACTCTGAATCTGGCTTCTCTGGACGATGTGAAGTTACACACAAAAGAAAGAGTGGGAAGGTTGTGAAGACA GTAGAAAATTACATCATTGATAAAGTCTGGAATCTTTCAAGTACAGAAGGACAGAGTCAACAGCAAACACCAGCTCTCGAAGATACCACCTCTATACAA TTCGATCCTGCTGCTAATCTTACGTTCAACGTTCGTCTCTCAAATAGTGAACGTGTTGCCAGATCTCATCTGGTTCTGCcttacacatacacagacagtgaGAAGGCTGCGCAGTTGAGTGGTGTAGCTGATCAAGGGGGAAAGATCTTTTATGAACCAGACGATACAGATGATATAGACGAAGAAGACCCAGATGATGATTTGGATATCTGA